Sequence from the Corallococcus sp. EGB genome:
CGCCGGCACCCCTCCAGGCCGCGCGTGTTCCACGCCGGATGCCCGCCTGCCATGGAGGCGCGGGCGCTTCTGTCCGGGGATGCACGCGACCCGGAGGAACTCCGGGGGGGGACTCAGACGGACAGGATGTCCTCGGGCGTGTAGTAGGGCCGGTGCGTCGTCGGCGCGGACAGCACGCCGAAGTAGCGGAACATCCGCTCGTGGTGCGTGGCCAGCCCGCGCAGCTGCACGGCGCTGTCCTTCAGGCCGTGGGTCAGGATGCCCACCGCGCTGTCCTTGAACTCACGCAGGTGCGCGAAGTCCAGGACGACCTCGCTCTGCCCCAGCGCTTTCAGCGAGCTGCTCAGCTCCTGCGCCGTACGGCCGTCCAGCGTTCCTTCCAGGCGCAAGGTGATCCGACCCGCCGCCTCCTCCTCCCGATGAATCCGAAGCCCCGTCATGTCACGCGCTCCCGCTGAGGTATGCACCTGTGTGCAACCTGCGATGATGAAATGGCGGCTGCGTCACGGTGCCGGGCCACAGGGGTAGCCCGGGTTCCCACGCCCGGGTGGGGGTGCACAGCCGGAGCAGCACAGTGCACCTTCACGAGCGATCACGTCAGTGGCGGGCCTGCAACTTCGGTTGGAGTGTTGGCGACCGGGCGGAGCGCATGTCACGCAGCGGTCAACCCTTGCGGTCGGTTGTTGCCTGCTCGGCACGCAGGCTGATGGCGCGCTCCTGCTGGGCCTTCAGCTTGCGGAACTCCTTCACGACCTTGGCGGGGTAGCCGGCCATGAACTTCACCCGGTTCTCCTTCTTGGCCAGGATGCGCTTCGCCAGCGAGGGGCCCGCGTTGTAGGCGACGAGCGCGCCCTCCACGGAGCCGAAGCGGCTGATGAGGTCCGCCAGGTAGGCCGTGCCCAGGTTCACGTTGGTTTCGAAGTCGAAGAGGTTGGTGTGGCGGCCCAGCTTGTAGCCGGACTTCTCCGCCAGGTACTTGCCCGTGTCGGGCATCACCTGCATGAGGCCCATGGCGCCCACGCCGGACACCGCGTAGTTGTTGAAGGAGGACTCGCAGCGGATCAGCGCCACCACCAGCAGCGGATCCAGGTTGTTGCGCTCCGCCTCGCGGACGATGGACACCGCCAGCCGGCGCTGCTGCCGGTCCGGGAGCCCGGAGGCGCGCACGGCCTCGGCCACGCCCATCTGCTCCGCGCGGAGGTAGTCCGCTTCATCCTCGTACTGCTGCAGCCGGGCCAGGGCCGCCTTGAGCTGCGCGTCCTTCTCCGCCAGCTGCGCCCTCAGGGCCGCGACGTCCGGCGCCTCCCCCTGCGCGCCCACAGGCACCTGCACCGGGAAAGCCACCGAGTTGGTCCCCACCAGCATCGCCGCCGCCGCCATCGCCACCGTCCAGCCCCGCATCTCGCCCTCCCCTGGCGCCCCAACTGACCGCGCCTGCTGACTCGCCCACACCCAGCGGCTAAGCAGGCAACGTGCCAGCGGACGTTGCGTGCGCTGGATGGCTCACGGATCCTTAAGAGAGGGGCCGAAATGGGGCCGGCGCCGCCCGGGGCATCCGGAAAAAATGCCCGGCCTGGGAAGTTTGTTTCCCAACCTGACCCTGCAGAAAGCACCACCTGTTGCCGCGGTGCGCCCGCGTCCCTAGCTTGCGCCCGGTCTGACTTTCGAGGCCCGGTGTGGCGGGAGGCGTGGCGTGTACTGGACCATGGGCATCATCTTGTTGGTGTTGTGGGTGATGGGGCTGATCACTGGTTCGACGGAGGGGCAGTGGGTGCACCTCCTGCTGGTGTTCTCGATCATCGCGTTCGTGCTGGCCGTGGCGTCGCTGGGGCGCCGGCGGGGGCTGGCGTGAACCTGCCGGAGCTGGACATGGCGTGGCTGGAGCTGCCGCGGGACAAGGCGGGCTTCGTGCGGCGCGAATGTCCCCGCTGCCAGCGCTCCTTCAAGACGCGGCCCAGCCGCCACGACGCGGGGATGCTCCAGCGGCTGCTCGCGGGCTACTTCCCCTTCGAGAACCTCCACGAGGCGTACACGGCGGAGGAGCTGCCCGCGTGGCACTGCCTCTACTGCGGCCACCGCGCGCTGCCGGACGCGTGGCTCACGCCGGAGCAGTCCGCGCACGTGGAGCAGATGGCGCGCGCGTGGGCGAACCACGTGAGGTACGAGCAGCTGGCGTACGTGCAGCGCACGCTGTCCCAGAACCCGCGGCCCACCTTCGTATCGGTGGCGCCGGAGCCGCTGCCCCGGCCGCTGCCGCCGGACGAGGAGATGCTGCGCCCCCTCCCCATGGTCTGCTGCGGGGAGGAGGTGCAGGCCCAGTGGGACTGGGATCAGCCCTTCATCTGCCCGCGCTGCGGCGCGCACCACGGCGGGCTGTCCGGCCGGCAGCAGGTGCAGCTGGAGTTCGTGCGCGAGTAGGAAGCACGGCGGTCAGGTCACCTCCAGGGTGGACGGCCAGGGCGCGCGGAGGGCAGGCTCCGCCGCGCGATGAAGCCGTTCCCCGCAGTCCGGGTGGTGCTCCTGGCCCTGATCCTCCTGGGGCCGGCCGCCGTCCATGCCCATGCCGCGGATCTGCTCTCCGTGCGGGCCGTCCGCGAGGACGCGTCCCCGGAGCGCGTGCGGGAGACGCTCACGTTGGCGCCGGACGCGCTGGGGCTGCTCGTGCCCGGACTTCCCGCCGGCCCCTGGGATGACGGAGCCGCGCTATCCTCCGCCGCGCTCCAGGCGCTGCGGCCACAGGTGGAGGCGCGGATCTGGAACCGGTCGCCGCTCACCGCGGGCGGAGTGCCCTGCGCGCTCCGGTCCTCGAGCGCGGCCTGGAACGAAGAGAGCGGCACGGTGGCGCTCCAGGCGGAGTTCACCTGTCCGCCGGGCCCCCTCCAACAGGCGTTCGGCGTGCTGGACGCGCTGCCTCCGGGCTACCGGCTGATCCGCGCGGGCGGGCCGGAGCAGGGGGGCTTCGCGGGCATGGACTTCGCGGACCGGGAGCACCCCACGCTCGGCCTGGAGGGCGGGGGCGCGGCGGTGGAGGGCCTCGCCGGCTGGGTGGGCGAGGGCATCCGCCACATCCTCGGGGGCGCGGATCACCTGCTGTTCCTGCTGGCGGTGCTGCTGGTGGGCGGCACGTTCCGGCGGATCCTCTTGTTGGTGACGTCCTTCACGCTGGCGCACTCGCTGACGCTCGCGTGCACCGCGCTGGGCTGGGTGACGCTGGGCGCGCGCGGCACGCGGTGGGCCGAGGCCGCCATCGCCGCGTCCATCCTCTACATGGCGCTGGAGAACCTGCTCCTGCGCCGGCATGGGCACCGCGCGGGGATCACCTTCCTGTTCGGCCTGGTGCACGGGCTGGGCTTCGCGAGCGTGCTCGGCGGCTATGGGTTGGGGACGTCCGTGGTGCCGGCGCTCGCGGGCTTCAACCT
This genomic interval carries:
- a CDS encoding STAS domain-containing protein, giving the protein MTGLRIHREEEAAGRITLRLEGTLDGRTAQELSSSLKALGQSEVVLDFAHLREFKDSAVGILTHGLKDSAVQLRGLATHHERMFRYFGVLSAPTTHRPYYTPEDILSV
- a CDS encoding lytic transglycosylase domain-containing protein, whose protein sequence is MRGWTVAMAAAAMLVGTNSVAFPVQVPVGAQGEAPDVAALRAQLAEKDAQLKAALARLQQYEDEADYLRAEQMGVAEAVRASGLPDRQQRRLAVSIVREAERNNLDPLLVVALIRCESSFNNYAVSGVGAMGLMQVMPDTGKYLAEKSGYKLGRHTNLFDFETNVNLGTAYLADLISRFGSVEGALVAYNAGPSLAKRILAKKENRVKFMAGYPAKVVKEFRKLKAQQERAISLRAEQATTDRKG
- a CDS encoding lmo0937 family membrane protein — protein: MYWTMGIILLVLWVMGLITGSTEGQWVHLLLVFSIIAFVLAVASLGRRRGLA
- a CDS encoding HupE/UreJ family protein, translating into MKPFPAVRVVLLALILLGPAAVHAHAADLLSVRAVREDASPERVRETLTLAPDALGLLVPGLPAGPWDDGAALSSAALQALRPQVEARIWNRSPLTAGGVPCALRSSSAAWNEESGTVALQAEFTCPPGPLQQAFGVLDALPPGYRLIRAGGPEQGGFAGMDFADREHPTLGLEGGGAAVEGLAGWVGEGIRHILGGADHLLFLLAVLLVGGTFRRILLLVTSFTLAHSLTLACTALGWVTLGARGTRWAEAAIAASILYMALENLLLRRHGHRAGITFLFGLVHGLGFASVLGGYGLGTSVVPALAGFNLGVEVGQAAVVAFLVPVLRILQRRPRLHSKVVRLSSLCLAGVGLYWMVARAVG